From the genome of Phoenix dactylifera cultivar Barhee BC4 chromosome 5, palm_55x_up_171113_PBpolish2nd_filt_p, whole genome shotgun sequence:
ACTTGGAACCTAAACTTATCAAAGTTTGTGAGTTTGAATTAATTTTGGTTAATGTTGATTAAGTTAGTTTGACCTGATTGAGTTTAGTCTAACTCCAATCTTGATTGGAGTTAGACTAAACTCAGTCTTGGATTTGGTTTAGACATCCAGGCTCCCCCTCTGATGGCTGCTTACATAATAAAAATGGTCTTCTTAGCTCTAGGATTCATAAGAACCCCAGCCCTACCTTTACATTCCTAATCACTACACCCATTATCATAAAAAGTCTAGGTCAACATCAAGTTAATTCAAAGCCTTCCATGGTCAAATCCTTGAATTCATCCTTTAAGCCTAattatgtgaggacccatgtgAGTGTGTATTTAGccccatatcggttatttgctgggtagatcttgggtacttatacgggatcaaggaacccaagtaatattttttggctagcctttttgggtaagGTTTtcggttgttacaaatggtatcagagcgaacttGACCCATATTCTATGTGGATttggggacactgcagcacaggtTCATGAAGATTGACCACGGGCCGGTCGTAGTGCTTGTAATTATATTTGAACTTTTAGCCTAACGAGGACGTCGAAGCTTGAacgaggggagtatgtgagaattcttgcgggcgtatgtttagtcccatattgattattcgctaaaaagatcttgggtacttatacaagattaaGGAGccaaaaaaataccttccgactagcgattttggatgagatcttgaGTTGTTACAATAGAATCAGAGCGGACCTGACCCATAACCTATatagactaggggacactgcagcaaaGATTTATTGGGGTTGATTATGGACcccgatcgtggtgcttgtgattaaatttaaatagatttgaacctttagcctgacgaggacatcAGGGCTTAAAACagaagagtatgtgaggacccgtgcaagcgtgtgtttaatcctacatcggttattcgccggatagatcttggatacttacacagaatcaagaaacccaaataataccttttggcTAGCCTTTCTGGGTGAGGTCATGGGTTGCTACAAATTAGATCTTTCATGATCAATTCCAACTCATTTGGCTCGCATTATACTAGCTCAAGCATTGTTAGTCAAATTGGTCTTAAACCAGTTATACTTGGTATCTTGTTTGACTAGTTTTCACCTTTAGTCAAACTAAGTCAAATCAAGCCCGGATTAAAAACGAACActctttcatacttattatatGTTTATATTCATTCCTATGCTGGTCCAGTTTATGGCCCAAAAAAGTAGCCACCTATCCTATTGAGCTGCCTAATTTTAAATTAGCCATTTGATTAGGTTTTGGCTTTCTAAGAATTGATATTAGGTTGTGCTTTTTAAATTGATCCATGGCATCACTGTCAAGTAATCACACATGGACACATGAATCCACTTAAAGCATTAGATCTTATGGAGACTCTATAAGGTCCGTAGCCATTAAGCCACCCTTCCTCTCCCTTAGTTGTTAGAGGGGTCACCCATCTCTTCCACTACATTTGTTTTTCctttaagagaaagagagagaggcctATCCGTAATATTATTACCTAAATCTAGATTTGTAGGATGCACCACCCATGACTCAAACTTGGAACCTAAACTCGTCGAAGTTATATAAGTTTGAATTAATTTTGGTTAATGTCGAATAAGACTCATCCTTAAGTCTAGTTCAGACATCAAGGCACCCTCTCTGATGTGTGTTGATGTAATAAAATGGTCTTCTTAGATCTAGGATTTATTAAAAACCTTAATCAACACCTTAAACCTAcattgaaaagaaattcttgCAATCTTATATCTGATACAATACCCTAGTATTCTTGCATTCTTGCACTAAAACAACTTAAACAAGTGCGTAAAACATGAGATCGGACTAGAAATTGTTATTATTGTGAGAAAGTATCATTATTATAAGCGAAGAATGAAGGAACACAGTAAGGTATATGCATTACCTTTATATAGAGGTTGAATAGGTGAAAAGGGGTTCTCCACAGCACAAAAGAGACTGTGTAGGTTCGGAAATGAAGTTAGTTTGTCCTAATCTTGATTTCAAGGCAATTGCAAATCCATCTTCAGCAAGTGATGGCAGTTGGGTCATTTCAAAAATGTACTTAACAACATTACAGGGCAAATAAGGGGAGGGGGTACATTAGTTCAATGAGAAATTGGTGAATCTGATTAAGAGTGTATAAGTACATTGAGGGCAAAGTCAATGGGATCCTAAAGTAATTTTCCTTTCATTTTTATGATAAAACTTACATTGTTGCTTATGCACTTTATTTTTATGCACCTCTCTCTCCAATTAaatacaaaaatattttaattttttgaaataaaactTATTTCCCTCCCCCTACTCCTACTAATATATAATGGAAAAGTCTTGAGACTCACTTTACAAAACAAAAAACCTCTTGTGCGCGTACTAGAGAAAATCGTATAGAGTAGGATTTCATTTTAACTATATCTCCCATAGTGTGCATCTTAACGTAGAAGTCTAAGAGCCATATTGCGACAAATGCATGAAGAGTTGAGGCCATCTACTTGCCCCCTCTTTTTCCTCATCAAACTTCTGTCAATCTATCCATGAAGCTTTTCTTCTTCATGAGGTATATATTAGGTTGCTGGATGATTAATCTACTAGGTGTGTATCATTTGACCGTGAACTATGTACTAGCGAATACTATATTGTATAAACCATATATCGATTTGCCTAGAGATGTGTACAAGGTCTTTGCTGGGTATATATCCAAAAAACTTACAGTATGTATCAGGAAGCTGCGAGTGTGTATCACATGACCATGTATTAGGTATTGGTGAATATGATTTACTTCGAGATATGTATTGGATCGTTGGATGACTAATATGCAAGATATATATTGCTTAGCTATATATCATGTACTAGTGAATACTATATTCTAGAAATTGTGTACCGGTTACTTGAAAGTGTGCATTAAGTTGCTACCGGATATATATCAAAGAAGTTCAAAATATGTATCAGCAAATCATCGAGTGTATATTAATCTCAAACTCCATGTCATGTGACGTAACTCCAAATTTTGTATTTCAATTTGTCATCTAAATActaaaaccaaaatttcagtttcCCGCGCATCTGTCTGgccgagcaaaaaaaaaaaagaagaaaaatcttgCGTCCGTGCCGAGTGCTGGCTCTAGTTTTATAGTACAATTCATTTAAATTGGAATCTGTCGTTCGAGCCCGCCACTATAAGTAGCCTGGAACCTCCGGCTCTCCACCCAGACTGACTGCAGCTTCAATGGGGAAGAGAGCATCGTGGAAGGGAACGTCGGCCACGACCTCGGCCTCCAGATCCTTCCTCTCTCCGCctcctttcccttcttcttcctccaaacCCTTCGCCAACTTCGATCTCACCTTCGCCGCTACTTCCTCCAAGAAAACCCTCACCCCGATCCCCTTCCTTCTCTCCTCCCCGTCCGCTCCCCACCAAACCCTCGCCACCATCTCCGATCTCAAGAGCCAGGCCTCCTCCCACTCGGACTCCCTCAAGCGGCACCTCGATCTCGGCCACTCCGAGACCCTCAAGGAGTTCGATTCCTCCCACACGCGAATCGCCAAAAGGTTCAAGGTAAAGCTCGGCTCCTTTCGCTTGGATTGGAGCGGTGATGATCTCGTTTCCATGGCTGCAGTTTTTACATCGGAAACTAGTTCTTTTGATACGGCCCCAAGATTTGAATTATACTGGTTAAATTTTTTCTGTGCTCTGAACAAATTGTTTGATAAGTGTTAGGAACTTGTTATATTGGAGCGATCTGATAGAATTTGTTTTGACGTTCTCCTTTCTTTCGTTCCATAATTAGGTTTCAGATAAGAAACTAGGTTTAATATGCCTCCAAGATTTGGATTCTCGGATGGAATTTTGCTGTGCTCTGTAGAAATTGTTTAAATTTgtttagctttgagaaatttgatGCAGTATATGATGCTGATGTCCTTTCTTTCATCTTCATAATGAGGGCTTTGATCAGAAACTGGTTTAATATGTCTTAATCTGAAATCTTTATGGCAATCCTGCTTTACTCTGCAGAAACTGTTTGATGAttatgattaatttctttagatTGGAGTGATCTGTTTAATGTTGCAGCaatctcctctttctttctacTGCCACCCCTTTCTTTTGGTTCATCCATAGCTACATCTTAGATCAGGAAATATTGTTCGTATGTGCTGTTTTAATTCTCGGAGGGAATTTTGTTGTGTTTTGTTTAAATTGTTTGGTAATTACAAATATTATGCAGTTAAAGGAGGTTATGGATTTACATCTTGCAACAGGCTCAGTGTTAACCTGTAACTTTTAATTCCTCAGGGAAGCTATTCTGCTGAGATCTCTGCACTCATCTCAGGGTTTATCTGTGAAATCTTGGTTGATTGTAGCAAGCTTGCTTATTTGATGGGAAATGGCTTATGGGTTTTTTTAAGCCTCATCTCGTCTCTCATTCCTAAAATATGTTTTCCCATTTTCACTAATGTCACATTTTGCCTTGCATGCAAGTCAAAAGATTCTGAAAATACAAAACATGTATATTCTTTTCTCATCTTTAAGACAAGTCGTGTTTTGATTTCTGATACCTGAAAATCCTATGGAATTGAATTAGTGAATTTGATGAATGCACACTGTTCACCAAGACATGCTAATGTATCCTGTATAAACTATTACTAAGGATTTTTCATTTACTGTCTGTTATTGTTATGCATGGTccttttgattttaattttatttagttGTGATCATATTTTACACTGCTGATGCTGGTCCTAGTCCTGTTTAGAGAAGAGAGGAATAAATATTAGTTTGCCCCTTATTTGATATACTATTAAATAAAATGCTGCAGTGATTTGTATAGCATCATTAGTCTGTCTTGCTTGGCTTGTAATTTATCTACAGCAACCACTTTGTTATGTTCTAATTGACTTTATGAAATTAAATGAAATAATGAGAAAAAATTCCTTCATCCAATACATGCAATATAAAACAAGAGGCTATAAATTTTGCATCATTTACATATTTATCTTTTTGTATGCATTTTTGTGCTTTCTTTGGTGgtggtgctttttttttttgttggaggaGGCTGTAACTCCGACTATGCTGTGCTTAGTGTATGTGTAGCTCGTCCCAAGCCCAGAAGGAGGCTTGTGGTAAAAAGTGAATATGTAAAACTATAGCCACATCTTATGGACATTAATCCTAAAGAGAATCGTTGGGGCGTTCTCTACTAGTGATGTGTTACATCGAACCCCAAGTGTGGTAAAAAGTGGAAAGGGTAAACTAGGGTGTTATCTCAACATTTTTCAAAAACATATGGCACTAAACCTAGCGGAATGAAGGGAAAAGATTCATTCAGCCGACcccaactattttgagattaatGCTTTTAGTTGATTTGAGTTGAATTGAGGAGGGGGAGTGCATTAGATAAAAGTCTGATAAAAGCGGGAGTGATCAGCAAACCTAATGATTTGAGGCTTGTTAGTCTACTTCCTTACCCTCTTGTATTGTGTTTTTGATACTTTggtcaaaattgaaagattcaATACTTTGTGTTTTCCTTTCCACTTGTTTAAGGTGGTGGTTATTTTCCCTCTCTGTAGTATCAAGAATGTCCCAGGGGACATATTTCACTATCGATATTATTGTATTAATGGGCCATTAGAATATTGCCTCAGTCAGTGCTGAAGCATCCCTAGCCCAGCCaagctaaaaataagcaaatgtGATGGTTAAATGTTGTGAGTATTAATTAATATTCCAAATAAGCAACTAATTTTagtgaagcttttcaagaaatgAGACTTTCTGACCATGAGGTAATGGATTGCTAAATCCATTTTAGAGAAAGAACAGTTTCTTGTGGCTAAAACCTCTATGGTGTGATGGGCCCGAATACATTCTTCACTAATGTCTAATTTGTTAGAAGCTTGAGCCACTCCACCAATAGCTTTTCTAGACTTCCAAAAGATGGCGGCAGTCCCAGTGGATACAAACAATCATCATCTGTCTACAGTACCTACCCCAAGATTTCTCCACTGAGAGAGACAATAAGATCTTAAGACATCTAAAAAACCACACAAAGGACCCTGTTTAAGCATAACAGAAATGCTTTGCCAGGACCAACAATCTAGAGTGCTGGCTAGAGATCCCATTACAAAATACTATCTTATTTTATACCATATTCAAGAAAATTCAGCAAGGATTTtcttatctctttctttttctttcctactTTTTTCTACCTGTTCTTTCTTTGGGGTCTCTGTGTACGTGAAGTTGGGAatgatgataaaattatgtaaaataacTACAAAATATTGCAAATGACTGTATCATAGGGTGATATTGTTTTCTGGTCATCTAGAGGTGAATATGACTGGAACATTTTTGCTCTGATTCAGAAAAAATAAATGCAGGAAGTTAT
Proteins encoded in this window:
- the LOC103716670 gene encoding uncharacterized protein LOC103716670 isoform X1, yielding MGKRASWKGTSATTSASRSFLSPPPFPSSSSKPFANFDLTFAATSSKKTLTPIPFLLSSPSAPHQTLATISDLKSQASSHSDSLKRHLDLGHSETLKEFDSSHTRIAKRFKIQTQACLQLSEEIEKEYKKISDRINENTELMKASYAELITEVQATASRVCKISIPELAQSMEKAIEGLRSRYKIPAAPV
- the LOC103716670 gene encoding uncharacterized protein LOC103716670 isoform X2 produces the protein MGKRASWKGTSATTSASRSFLSPPPFPSSSSKPFANFDLTFAATSSKKTLTPIPFLLSSPSAPHQTLATISDLKSQASSHSDSLKRHLDLGHSETLKEFDSSHTRIAKRFKFAKYPSLSLHNPWRKLLKVCAAVTRFQQLQFNQQFMWTSYLH